The Helianthus annuus cultivar XRQ/B chromosome 11, HanXRQr2.0-SUNRISE, whole genome shotgun sequence region TTGCATCTCCACCGCAGACATTGCTGCAGTTCTCTCCAGATTCGCTGCAGTATGAACAAGGCAAGGTTGGAGCGGTACCAGACGGTGGTGTATCGGAGTCTTCGGTTGGTGCAATGGAGTACTTGACAAGAATATTGAAGTCAAGGGTTTATGACGTGGCGGTGGAATCTCCGCTGCAACACGCAGTGAAGCTGTCGGCGAGGTTGGGCGTCAATCTATGGTTGAAGAGGGAGGATGTTCAGCCGGTAAGCGCTTGCTAGTAGATTAATTTTACGGCTTGAACTAGATCAGGAGTGAAAACGGGCCGAGCTGATCTTTAGTAGCTCGGTTTTACTCATTTTCGCTCCAAAACTTGAATAACCACTCAAACCAAGCGATTTAGTATAAAATGATACATAAGATATAATATAGTGTGAGGTTTATTGGGAATACTAAAAAAATAAGGAACCGGGAATAACACATTTAACATATTAAATATATCTTAAAATTTcaagttaacatgttaaaaatcaattcATTACTTTAGATTATTTAATCTATATTAGTTTAACTATCAAAACCAATGTGAAAACAAAAGTCTTCTTCCGTTTCTACATgcaatacattatatatatatatatatatatatttttttttggccTAGTTTTTCTCTTATAGTTTGTTGTTATTTGATTAAATTAAGAACTTAGCTTTCTGTAACTTGTATTttaatttgtttgattttttctGTTTATATTTTATTACCTCGTAATATTTTAGTTAAACTGATTTTTAAATTCTGGAAACAAACAAGATGAAGGTAATGATTGTTAGGTAAACTTTGTTTGCGACAGTTTTTAAATAGACATATACTCGTGCCTTATATCATTATAAAGGAAAGAACACACCTTAACTTATATATCAATAATAAAATATTCAGAGTAACATGCATACAATTGCGAATATCTCAGACTAAATCTTTTCAGCATTACATTTATTATGCGAATATGTTGGAAAGGATATCTTGAAGACCCACCacagaaataataataataataataataataataataataataataataataataataataataataataataataataataataataataataataataataataataataataataataatggtagaggatcctgtaaaaagtgctcaaagtgtgagaagtgtattataacactatatataatactatataacaccgtataacaatacgtaacaccatataataccatataacactatgcaacactatataacattatataacaaatataacactacagtttgtctgatagcatgtctatgatagatatatagtgttatatttgttatataatgttatatagtgttacatagtgtttatatgatattatatggtgttacatattgttatatggtgttacatagtattatatatagtgtcataatacacttctcacactttagaccCTTTTTGCACTATCCTtaccctaataataataataataataataataataataataataataataataataataataataataataataataataatattaatattaataataataataataatcataataataatcataataataatagtaataataaatttaattgatataattaaaatttaattaCTCTAAAATTATATAAACATAACTTATCACATACATAATAGGATAAATTCATTTTTGCATGTATTTTCTATTCATCGTGATATTATCTATGACTATATATGAAATGCATAAGGATAAATTGTAAGTACTCAGATGAATGCAATCTAGTTTCGAAGAATACcccaatcatgattataaatattTATGATGAACATGATTGTAATTTGGATATATAAAATTTAAATATCTTATATTCGAGGTGGTTGCAGGTTTTCTCTTTCAAACTTCGTGGAGCATATAACATGATGTCAAAACTCCCAAAGGAACAACTAGCACAAGGTGTCATATGCTCTTCTGCCGGCAATCATGCTCAAGGAGTTGCGTTAGCAGCCAAGACATTAGGTTGCGATGCGGTGATTGTTATGCCAGTAACTACACCTCGTATCAAGGTTTAACTTTATATCATGTCATGTTACATATGCATACACATGTTACATGACCGTGTGTGATCACTCTTTTATCATAACCATTTGTTTAATTAGTGGGAGTCGGTTAAGAGATTGGGTGCAACCGTTGTTCTTGAGGGTGACTCGTATGATGAAGCACAAGCATATGCCAAGAAAAGGGGTGCGAAGGAGAATCGCACTTTCATTCCCCCTTTTGATCACCCTGATGTAATCTCGGGTCAAGGAACTGTCGGGATGGAGATTGTGCGCCAAATGCAAGATCCCATTCATGCCATATTTGTGCCAGTGGGTGGTGGTGGCTTGATAGCTGGTATCGCGGCCTATGTTAAGAGGGTTTTACCCGAGGTGTGTTTTCCATTTGCAATATACTTTAGATCTTGCGTTATGACATGCCCAAAACACCCAAAAACGTACATCTGATATACCACGTCTAAAAAAACACAcatccttcaaaaacaacaaaaagcATCCCCAATAACAAGACCGAAAACATTCCCACTTACATTTTACATTATTTTTGGTTACCgatattattattttgtaaaaaagaatatttacatatttctcGGCCCCACCCCTAGTCCCACGTCTCACCGCGATAAGTGAACATGTGGGTGAACAGTGAGCCAAAACCGTGTCCCACCCAAAGGTGAAGCACGGCTTAGACAACCAATGTGGCCTTTTTGGCAACCAAGGATGCCCCATTGGCGCTGGTGTTATCGTATTATTGTTTTGACTATATACAAGCTTAATAAACATTGGATACTTACCAAAACGTGCATTCACAGGTAAAAATCATTGGAGTAGAGCCCGCTGATGCAAATGCAATGGCTTTGTCATTGCATCTTGGCCAACGAGTTATGCTCGATCAAGTAGGAGGCTTTGCTGATGGTGTTGCGGTGAAGGAGGTTGGGGTCGAAACTTTTCGCTTATGCAGGGAACTGATTGATGGTGTAGTTCTTGTCAGTCGCGATGCTATCAGCGCATCCATAAAAGTAATTCGCTCACTCTCCATTGTCTCATTAGTTTCTTATCATGTTGATCCTGTCTTTTGG contains the following coding sequences:
- the LOC110891316 gene encoding threonine dehydratase 1 biosynthetic, chloroplastic: MEAASCPCSLPLLPLNTKTITGKTRMAVAFRIAAMSPSAATSISSKNTIGVVASPPQTLLQFSPDSLQYEQGKVGAVPDGGVSESSVGAMEYLTRILKSRVYDVAVESPLQHAVKLSARLGVNLWLKREDVQPVFSFKLRGAYNMMSKLPKEQLAQGVICSSAGNHAQGVALAAKTLGCDAVIVMPVTTPRIKWESVKRLGATVVLEGDSYDEAQAYAKKRGAKENRTFIPPFDHPDVISGQGTVGMEIVRQMQDPIHAIFVPVGGGGLIAGIAAYVKRVLPEVKIIGVEPADANAMALSLHLGQRVMLDQVGGFADGVAVKEVGVETFRLCRELIDGVVLVSRDAISASIKDMFEEKRSILEPAGALALAGAEAYCRFYNLKDANVVAITSGANMNFDRLRVVSELANVGRQQEAVLATFMPEEPGSIKQFCNLVGPISITEFKYRFNPSKNQALILYSVGVHTKTELQAMMERMKSFQLETIEFTNNDMVKDHLRHLMGGQSHVENEVLCRFIFPEKPMALLKFLDVISPRWNISLFHYRSQGESGANVLVGIQVPSNDLIEFRGLANDLGYDYEIESDNEAFKLLMH